The DNA region TGACCATCCTTCCTGAACGTGCCGATGCGGGCATGCTTCCACAGGTGGTGATTGGCCTTGTGGAATTTGATCTTGCCTTCCGGAGCATCCAGCGCCAGGTCGGACGAGGCCGCGACCACCTTCGGCACATCGATGCTGCCCGCCTTCTCGACCGCGAGCTTCCACAAATATACCGAAATGTAGCCACATTCCATGGTGTCGCCGACGACGCGGTTGGCGCCGTACTTGGCCTTGAACGCCTTGACGAACTTGTCGTTCGCCGCATTCTTCACGCTCTGGAAATAGCCCATGCACGACATGAAGCCTTCGAGGTTTTCGGCGCCGACGCCGGACGCTTCTTCCTCCGATACCGCCATGGCACACAGAGCCTGGGTCTTGCCGGTGATGCCGGCGGCGTTCAGTTGCTTGTAGAACGCGACGTTGGATCCCCCCACCACCGTGCTCCAGATCACATCCGGTTTTGCCGCCTTGATCTTGTTGATTTCGGAAGCAAACTCGATGGAACCGAGCGGGTAGTAGCTTTCGCCGGCCACCGTCGCACCGATCTTCTTCAGGTGCAGATTGGCGAGCTTGTTCATGGTGCGCGGCCAGATATAGTCGGAGCCGATCAGATAGAAGCTCTTGCCTTTGTTCTTGTACAGCCAGTCAAGCGAGGCGATGGCGGACTGCGTGCCTTCCTGCGCGGTGTACATGATGTTCGGAGACATCTCGAGACCTTCGTAATAAGTCGGGTAGTAGAGCAGGCCCTTGTAGCGCTCCATCACCGGCAACACGGCTTTGCGCGAAGCCGAGGTGTAGCAACCGAAGATTGCCGCCACCTGGTCTTTCTCCAGGAGCTTGCGCGCCTTCTCCGCAAAAGTCGGCCAGTCGCTGGCGCCGTCTTCGACGACGACCTCCAGTTTCTTGCCCATCACGCCGCCGGCTGCATTGATCTCCTCGATCGCGAGCTTTTCCGCATCCACCACCGAGGCCTCGGCGATGGCGATGGTGCCGGTCAGCGAATGCAGGATGCCGACCTTGATCGTGTCTGCCGCGGCCGCTGAACGGATGAACGGCGCACCGGGCAATGCCGCGACGGTCGTCACTGCTGCTGCGCTCTTGATGAACTGTCTTCTGCTGAACTTCATGTCTTCCCTTTCCCCTTGAGGTGTGCAGCCGTTCGGCGACGGCGAAAAAAAACCCACAGGGCGGATGCAATCCGTCCTGTGGGCTTCTATGCCTGGCCCGACCGCGACGTCCTTGTCGCGGTCGGGCTATGTTGTCTTTATGAATTTCTCAGTGATCGGGAAAACCCGGTCGAGAAACCC from Betaproteobacteria bacterium includes:
- the urtA gene encoding urea ABC transporter substrate-binding protein, whose product is MKFSRRQFIKSAAAVTTVAALPGAPFIRSAAAADTIKVGILHSLTGTIAIAEASVVDAEKLAIEEINAAGGVMGKKLEVVVEDGASDWPTFAEKARKLLEKDQVAAIFGCYTSASRKAVLPVMERYKGLLYYPTYYEGLEMSPNIMYTAQEGTQSAIASLDWLYKNKGKSFYLIGSDYIWPRTMNKLANLHLKKIGATVAGESYYPLGSIEFASEINKIKAAKPDVIWSTVVGGSNVAFYKQLNAAGITGKTQALCAMAVSEEEASGVGAENLEGFMSCMGYFQSVKNAANDKFVKAFKAKYGANRVVGDTMECGYISVYLWKLAVEKAGSIDVPKVVAASSDLALDAPEGKIKFHKANHHLWKHARIGTFRKDGQIDMIYESPLIEPNPFAKI